ATGGCTATCGAACAAAAGACCAGAACAAGAAATCCGCGCTCGACGGTAGGAACATCAACGGAGATCTATGATTATCTGAGATTGCTTTTTGCAAGGATAGGAAAAACGTATTCACCTGTAAGCGGAAAGATGGTTACGAAAGATTCTCCCGATTCAATCAGTGAGGACATATCGCATATTATCGAAAACAAAAAAACCAAGCTTTATGTTTTTTATAGTTTTATTTTTGAAAACGAACAGAAGCTTAAACAAAAGTTTAAGGATTTAAAGGCAACAGGTTTTTATAAAATTCTGATTAATGATGAAATTTTTGATTTCAATGATTCAACTGAAGAAGAATTGTTGAAGAAAATTAAGAAGAGCAAGAAAGAAAGTTTTGAAGTTTTAATTGACAGAATTAATTTTTACCCGGGCGATAAGGAATCTCTTTCAAGATTTAATGATGCAATTGAGGTAGCTTATAAAGAAAGCAGCGGATATGTAATTGTGCGTGTGTTCAACAATGATGACTTTGAAGATTTTAATTATAATTATTTTCTTGAGCGTGACGGAATGAAGTTTGAAGATCCTGAGCCGAGATTATTTTCGTTCAACAATCCGTTTGGCGCATGCGACAGGTGCCAGGGATTCGGGAAAATAATGGACATAGACATGGATTTGGTAATTCCCGATAAGAAAAAATCGATATTCAAAGGCGCAATTCAGCCGTTCACAACGCCGAAACATACCCGACATTTGACTGACTTAATAAATGAAGCAGATGATTATGATATTGATATTCACATTCCTTTTAATAAGCTGAATGAAAAACAGTTGGATTTCGTATTCAACGGAGGAAAGAAATATGCAGGCATTCATAAATTTTTCAGGCAGATAGAAAAAGAAGCTGCGTATAAGCTTCATTACAGAGTGTTTCTGAATCGTTATCGCGCGTTCACCATCTGCACAAAATGCGGAGGTTCGCGTTTGCGCAAGGAAGCGCTTTATGTTAAGATAAATGGCAAGACTATTTTCGACATAGTGAGAATGAAAATCGATGAGGCATATGAATTTTTTAATACCATTTCGCTTACTGATTCGGAAAAAGAAATTTCAGGAAGAATAATCGAAGAAATTATTTTCAGGTTGAAGTATCTGAATGAAGTCGGACTTTCTTATCTGACACTTGACAGACTTTCTAATACTTTGTCCGGAGGAGAGTCACAGAGAATTAATCTTTCGACCTCACTTGGTTCTTCACTTGTCGGTTCGATTTATGTTCTTGATGAGCCGTCAATCGGTCTTCATCCGAGGGATAACGAGAAACTTATAAACATAATGAAATCTTTGAGAGATATCGGTAATTCAGTGCTTGTTGTTGAGCATGATTCCGATATGATGAAATCTTCAGATGAAATAATCGACATAGGTCAATACGCAGGTGAGCTTGGAGGAAATCTTGTGTTTCAGGGAACATACGATGAAATTTTAACCGATAAA
The DNA window shown above is from Ignavibacteria bacterium and carries:
- the uvrA gene encoding excinuclease ABC subunit UvrA yields the protein MAKTKKQKNGKMAINGTVNNLSDPKRNIVIRGAHQHNLKNINIDIPKNKLVVVTGVSGSGKSSLVFDTIYAEGQRRYVESLSSYARQFLERMNKPEVDYIAGLAPSMAIEQKTRTRNPRSTVGTSTEIYDYLRLLFARIGKTYSPVSGKMVTKDSPDSISEDISHIIENKKTKLYVFYSFIFENEQKLKQKFKDLKATGFYKILINDEIFDFNDSTEEELLKKIKKSKKESFEVLIDRINFYPGDKESLSRFNDAIEVAYKESSGYVIVRVFNNDDFEDFNYNYFLERDGMKFEDPEPRLFSFNNPFGACDRCQGFGKIMDIDMDLVIPDKKKSIFKGAIQPFTTPKHTRHLTDLINEADDYDIDIHIPFNKLNEKQLDFVFNGGKKYAGIHKFFRQIEKEAAYKLHYRVFLNRYRAFTICTKCGGSRLRKEALYVKINGKTIFDIVRMKIDEAYEFFNTISLTDSEKEISGRIIEEIIFRLKYLNEVGLSYLTLDRLSNTLSGGESQRINLSTSLGSSLVGSIYVLDEPSIGLHPRDNEKLINIMKSLRDIGNSVLVVEHDSDMMKSSDEIIDIGQYAGELGGNLVFQGTYDEILTDKNSLTGKFLNGTMKIEVPIARRDVNKETKFIDIKGARENNLKGIDIKIPLNRFVAITGVSGSGKSTLVNNILYGGVKKRLEGYYNEKIGEYDSIEGIQNIDAIEIVDQSPIGRTSRSNPITYIKGFDVIRELFASTPSAKKHGMNSGYFSFNIPGGRCETCEGTGVIKIEMQFMADIILECEVCKGKRYKMDVLDVKIKGGNGNGGQMKNISEVLNMTVSEALVFFKPYPKIYNKIKILEDVGLGYIRLGQSGATLSGGESQRVKLAYHLSFQEKGNNTLFVFDEPTTGLHYYDIAKLLKCFEQLIKKGNSVVIIEHNLEVIKSADHVIDLGPESGDAGGEIVVTGTPEEVAKHKGSYTGQFLKKLLLN